The following are encoded together in the Glycine soja cultivar W05 chromosome 5, ASM419377v2, whole genome shotgun sequence genome:
- the LOC114413361 gene encoding protein LURP-one-related 4-like, which translates to MAKVYPQIPTSPDQTQCLTTKRETYTLWLKSLVFHSNGCTVYDSNGDIVYRVDNYDRKGRREVNLMDLRGKVLCTIKKRLLALGCWEGHRCISSDFGTQEQPWFQVKRCNQMIKGKVTCQISVGSQKYSIVRISGKAEAFKIVNIDGQIVAEAKQKHSPTGVVLSNDVLTLDLAAGTDHSLMMALVTVYGLICGIM; encoded by the exons ATGGCCAAGGTTTACCCTCAGATACCTACATCTCCTGATCAGACTCAGTGTCTCACCACCAAAAGAGAAACATACACTCTATGGTTGAAATCACTTGTCTTCCACTCCAATGGTTGCACTGTCTATGACTCTAATGGTGACATAGTTTATCGAGTTGATAACTATGACAGAAAGGGAAGAAGAGAAGTTAATCTCATGGATCTACGAGGCAAAGTTCTCTGCACCATAAAGAAG AGATTACTAGCTCTTGGATGCTGGGAAGGCCACAGGTGCATCAGTTCTGATTTTGGTACACAGGAACAACCATGGTTTCAAGTTAAAAGATGTAATCAAATGATCAAAGGGAAAGTGACTTGCCAAATTTCTGTGGGGAGCCAAAAATACAGCATAGTGAGAATAAGTGGCAAAGCAGAAGCATTTAAGATCGTAAACATAGATGGACAAATAGTTGCCGAGGCAAAGCAAAAACACTCACCCACAGGAGTTGTACTGAGTAACGATGTTCTAACGTTGGATTTGGCTGCTGGCACAGATCATTCCCTTATGATGGCTTTAGTCACAGTATATGGATTGATATGCggtataatgtaa